TTGACCTGCAAGTTGCAACGGTAGACCTGTTTTCTTGATCAGCTCAAGTGCTGATAGACGGTCCATAACAAAAGCATCTGCGCGACCTAGTGCTACATCGTGCTCAATACCTGTGTCGTATGTTTTTACGTTGATTTTGCCGTCTTTGTCGTAGTTACGCAGCAGTTGTTCAAAGTTTGAGCCTAGGTTAACCGCAACGGTTTTACCATCTAGGTCTTCAATACCTTTAATGCTGTCGTTACCTTTACGTACAGTAATCTGTGCGCCATCAACTACGTACGGGTCAGCAAATAGGTATTTTGCCTTACGTGCGTCCGTCATTGTGATTTGGTTTGAGATCGTATCGATACGACCTGTTTCAAGAAGACCGAATAGACCAGAGAAGTTCGCTGTTACGTACTCCACTTTGTAGTCATTACGTTTACCAATTTCATCCCACAGATCCACTTCAAAGCCTTGTAGCTTATCTTGCTTCACAAACGTGAACGGGAAATAACGGCCAGACATGCCTACTTTTACTTCAGTGGCAGCTTG
The Vibrio pelagius genome window above contains:
- a CDS encoding amino acid ABC transporter substrate-binding protein — protein: MKNWVKAAIAAIALSAATVQAATEVKVGMSGRYFPFTFVKQDKLQGFEVDLWDEIGKRNDYKVEYVTANFSGLFGLLETGRIDTISNQITMTDARKAKYLFADPYVVDGAQITVRKGNDSIKGIEDLDGKTVAVNLGSNFEQLLRNYDKDGKINVKTYDTGIEHDVALGRADAFVMDRLSALELIKKTGLPLQLAGQPFETIENAWPFVDNENGKKLQAEVNEALAAMRADGTLEKISEKWFGADITKK